A part of Aquibium oceanicum genomic DNA contains:
- the ribH gene encoding 6,7-dimethyl-8-ribityllumazine synthase: protein MASSSKPHLLIVEARYYDGLADALLEGAKAALDEAGATYDVISAPGALEVPAVIAFALDAEDDGTEYDGFVALGCVIRGETHHFDIVANESARALMNLAVDEALAIGNGIITVENEAQAWARARKTEGDKGGFAARAALTMIAIRGQLGA from the coding sequence ATGGCCTCGTCCTCAAAACCCCACCTCCTCATCGTGGAGGCCCGTTACTATGACGGACTGGCGGACGCGCTCCTGGAAGGCGCCAAGGCCGCGCTGGACGAAGCCGGCGCGACCTACGACGTCATCAGCGCTCCCGGCGCGCTCGAGGTGCCGGCGGTCATTGCCTTCGCGCTCGACGCCGAGGACGACGGCACCGAGTACGACGGCTTCGTCGCGCTCGGCTGCGTGATCCGCGGCGAGACGCACCACTTCGATATCGTCGCCAATGAATCGGCGCGTGCGCTGATGAACCTCGCGGTCGACGAGGCGCTGGCGATCGGCAACGGCATCATCACGGTCGAGAACGAGGCCCAGGCCTGGGCCCGTGCCAGGAAAACCGAGGGCGACAAGGGCGGCTTCGCGGCGCGCGCCGCGCTGACCATGATCGCCATCCGTGGACAGCTCGGAGCCTGA